In the genome of Gemmatimonas sp., one region contains:
- the hypE gene encoding hydrogenase expression/formation protein HypE has product MVASTPSNGPRPLPEAIGTTWTCPLPLRDYPTIVIGHGGGGQLGNELVEHLFRPAFSNDVLDRMADSAVLTLPPGRLAYSTDSFVVRPLEFPGGSIGALAVNGTVNDLAMSGATPLYLSVGFILEEGLPMATLGRIVSDMAQAAKDAGIRIVTGDTKVVERGHGDGCYINTSGIGVIADHVRIAPQRAQVGDRVIVSGTIGDHGMAIMSVRQGLEFDTTIVSDCAPLNGLVESMLSVTTDIHVLRDPTRGGVASSLNEIASAAGVGIVIREAALPVLPQVASACEILGMDPIFVANEGKLLAIVPPEHAEAVLAAMRAHPRGANAAIIGEVTSAHPGMLVARTAIGAQRVIAMQIGEQLPRIC; this is encoded by the coding sequence ATGGTCGCTTCCACACCCTCGAACGGGCCACGTCCATTGCCTGAAGCGATTGGCACCACCTGGACGTGTCCGCTGCCGCTGCGTGATTATCCTACCATCGTGATCGGGCACGGCGGCGGCGGGCAGTTGGGCAACGAGCTCGTCGAGCACCTGTTCAGGCCGGCGTTCAGCAACGACGTGCTGGATCGCATGGCCGATTCGGCGGTGCTTACACTGCCGCCGGGCCGCCTTGCGTATTCCACGGACAGTTTCGTGGTGCGTCCGCTCGAATTTCCGGGTGGCAGCATTGGCGCGCTGGCTGTGAACGGCACTGTGAACGACCTCGCGATGAGTGGTGCCACGCCGCTGTATCTGAGTGTGGGCTTCATTTTGGAAGAAGGGCTGCCCATGGCGACCCTTGGCCGCATCGTGAGTGACATGGCGCAGGCCGCGAAGGACGCTGGCATACGCATCGTCACCGGAGACACCAAGGTCGTGGAACGCGGCCATGGAGACGGCTGCTACATCAACACGTCGGGTATCGGCGTGATCGCCGACCACGTGCGCATTGCGCCGCAACGTGCGCAGGTGGGTGACCGGGTGATCGTCAGCGGCACCATTGGCGATCACGGCATGGCCATCATGAGCGTGCGCCAAGGACTCGAGTTCGACACCACCATCGTGAGCGACTGTGCGCCGCTGAACGGTCTGGTGGAGTCCATGCTGAGCGTGACGACCGACATCCACGTGCTCCGCGACCCCACGCGCGGCGGGGTGGCGTCATCGCTGAACGAAATTGCGAGTGCTGCCGGGGTGGGTATCGTCATCCGCGAAGCGGCGTTGCCGGTGCTGCCGCAGGTCGCCTCGGCGTGCGAGATCCTGGGCATGGACCCCATCTTCGTTGCCAATGAAGGGAAGCTGCTGGCCATTGTTCCGCCAGAGCACGCGGAGGCTGTGCTGGCCGCTATGCGGGCGCATCCACGGGGCGCGAACGCGGCCATTATCGGTGAGGTCACGTCCGCACATCCAGGGATGTTGGTGGCCCGAACAGCCATTGGTGCCCAGCGGGTGATCGCCATGCAGATTGGCGAGCAGCTCCCGCGGATTTGCTGA
- a CDS encoding carbon-nitrogen hydrolase, which produces MPPIVTIGLVQDTASDDLTANVTRAVARVRDAAARGAQIICLQELFNAPYFCKSVTPERFDIAQPADGPIVHTFQALAKALAVVIVVPYYEREAPGLYRNSATVIDADGSVLGTYRKMHIPHDPLFEEKYYFAPGDVTGDQRADRHPGYNGFRVWRTRYADIGVLICWDQWYPEAARITALLGAQILFYPTAIGWHPAEKATFGDAQVDAWRTAQRAHAIANGVFVASPNRVGHEPEPGTDGLEFFGQSFICDPFGRYLAQAGTESAILTAPCDLGLIEETRRNWPFLRDRRIDAYGPILNRWLGK; this is translated from the coding sequence ATGCCCCCCATCGTTACTATCGGTCTCGTGCAGGACACCGCATCCGATGATCTCACGGCAAACGTCACCCGGGCCGTGGCGCGCGTGCGCGACGCGGCCGCCCGCGGCGCCCAGATCATCTGCCTGCAGGAGCTCTTCAACGCCCCCTACTTCTGCAAGTCGGTCACGCCGGAGCGCTTCGACATCGCCCAGCCCGCCGACGGCCCCATCGTGCACACCTTCCAGGCACTCGCGAAGGCGCTCGCGGTCGTCATCGTGGTGCCGTACTACGAGCGGGAGGCGCCGGGGCTCTACCGCAACTCCGCCACGGTCATTGATGCCGACGGCAGCGTGCTGGGCACGTACCGCAAGATGCACATCCCGCACGACCCGCTCTTCGAGGAGAAGTACTACTTCGCCCCGGGCGACGTGACGGGCGACCAGCGTGCCGACCGCCACCCGGGGTACAATGGCTTCCGTGTGTGGCGTACCCGGTACGCCGACATTGGCGTGCTCATCTGCTGGGATCAGTGGTACCCCGAGGCCGCGCGCATCACCGCGCTGCTGGGCGCGCAGATCCTGTTCTACCCCACGGCCATCGGCTGGCACCCGGCCGAAAAGGCCACGTTCGGTGACGCGCAGGTGGATGCGTGGCGTACGGCGCAGCGTGCCCATGCCATTGCCAACGGCGTCTTCGTGGCGTCACCCAACCGGGTGGGGCATGAACCTGAACCCGGCACCGACGGGCTCGAGTTCTTCGGGCAGTCGTTCATCTGCGATCCCTTTGGCCGCTACCTCGCCCAGGCGGGCACCGAGTCGGCCATCCTCACCGCGCCGTGCGACCTCGGGCTCATCGAGGAGACGCGGCGCAACTGGCCGTTCCTGCGTGACCGTCGCATCGACGCGTACGGCCCCATCCTCAATCGCTGGCTGGGGAAGTAG
- a CDS encoding agmatine deiminase family protein has protein sequence MSTALRMPAEWERHDATWIGWPHHEPDWPGKFAPIPWVYTEIVRALGRFERVEILCHNAQVAEEARACLTLHGVEEGQYRLHLQPTDRVWLRDSGATGVHRADGSTALVRWGFNAWAKYDNFALDAEVPARMAAISGLPVITAVRHDNGQPLILEGGGIETDGAGTLLVTEEWLLSDVQVRNPGYTRGDYERAFREYLGITHTIWLGEGCVGDDTHGHIDDIARFVAPGVVVLAHEEDASDENHSRSLGNLHRLQRAHDAGGRPLEVVTLPFPRAVIMDGMRLPASYANFYVANGVCIVPTFNDRNDRRALDILADLMPRHEIVGIHAVDLVWGLGTLHCLSQQQPAARSGS, from the coding sequence GTGAGCACCGCGCTGCGCATGCCCGCCGAATGGGAGCGTCACGACGCCACCTGGATTGGCTGGCCGCATCACGAGCCCGATTGGCCCGGCAAGTTCGCCCCCATTCCCTGGGTGTACACCGAAATCGTGCGGGCCCTCGGCCGGTTCGAGCGCGTGGAAATTCTTTGCCACAACGCGCAGGTGGCCGAGGAGGCGCGCGCGTGTCTCACGCTGCACGGCGTTGAGGAGGGGCAGTATCGCCTGCATCTGCAGCCCACCGATCGCGTGTGGCTGCGTGACTCGGGCGCCACCGGCGTGCACCGCGCCGACGGCAGCACCGCGCTCGTGCGCTGGGGCTTCAACGCGTGGGCCAAGTACGACAACTTCGCGCTCGACGCCGAGGTGCCGGCGCGCATGGCGGCGATCAGCGGCCTGCCGGTCATCACCGCCGTGCGCCACGACAACGGCCAGCCGCTCATCCTCGAAGGCGGCGGCATTGAGACGGACGGGGCCGGCACACTGCTCGTGACCGAGGAGTGGCTGCTCAGCGATGTGCAGGTGCGCAACCCGGGGTACACCCGCGGCGACTACGAGCGCGCCTTTCGCGAGTATCTGGGCATCACCCACACCATCTGGCTGGGCGAAGGGTGCGTGGGTGACGACACGCACGGACACATCGACGACATCGCCCGCTTCGTCGCGCCGGGTGTCGTGGTGCTCGCGCACGAGGAAGACGCGAGCGACGAGAACCACTCGCGCTCGCTCGGCAACCTGCATCGCCTGCAGCGGGCGCACGATGCAGGGGGCCGGCCGCTCGAGGTGGTCACCCTGCCCTTCCCGCGCGCCGTGATCATGGACGGCATGCGCCTCCCGGCCAGCTACGCGAACTTCTACGTAGCCAACGGCGTATGCATAGTGCCCACGTTCAACGACCGGAACGATCGGCGGGCGCTCGATATCCTTGCCGATCTCATGCCCCGGCACGAGATCGTGGGTATTCATGCGGTGGATCTGGTGTGGGGGCTGGGCACACTGCACTGCCTGTCGCAGCAGCAGCCCGCAGCACGGAGCGGATCATGA
- a CDS encoding RNA polymerase sigma factor — MTDAELVVRTRAGDPEAFGSLVARYYDACWRFAYHMLGERADAEDVVQDSFLRAYLAIGRYDERDQFRGWLFRILTNQCRNYLTSRGRRTKRFVQDDLAIESAAAPPPGLAPGVEDDVLIRALAQLDPLQREALLLKYAEGLEYAEMSAMTGAGESALKMRVKRGSERLRAMLSASPEQSS; from the coding sequence ATGACTGACGCCGAGTTGGTCGTCCGCACCCGGGCCGGTGATCCGGAGGCGTTCGGATCGCTGGTGGCACGGTATTACGACGCGTGCTGGCGGTTCGCGTACCACATGCTGGGAGAGCGCGCCGATGCCGAGGACGTGGTTCAGGACAGCTTTCTGCGCGCGTATCTGGCCATTGGCCGCTACGACGAGCGCGATCAGTTCCGTGGCTGGCTCTTCCGCATCCTGACCAACCAGTGCCGCAACTACCTCACGTCGCGCGGACGGCGCACCAAACGGTTCGTGCAGGACGACCTCGCCATCGAGTCGGCCGCGGCGCCCCCGCCGGGGCTGGCGCCCGGTGTGGAAGACGACGTGCTTATCCGGGCGCTGGCGCAACTCGATCCGCTGCAGCGGGAGGCGTTGCTGCTCAAGTACGCCGAGGGGCTCGAGTACGCCGAAATGTCCGCCATGACGGGGGCCGGCGAATCGGCGCTCAAGATGCGCGTCAAGCGCGGCAGCGAGCGGTTGCGCGCCATGCTGTCGGCTTCGCCGGAGCAATCGTCGTGA
- a CDS encoding isoamylase early set domain-containing protein yields the protein MTADDRHGPAPEGVHDLHDLHDPYAEAITARLRRSYEAQAPHGGEHVAQVVRAVIAAAAAAAAPAAAVPRAAPSAGVSSRTAPPRWWWGAAAAAVLMIVVARPWRPDVHQREADSALAVGGARSLPSPAAPAAPAAREGTVRFTLSVADNARAVALVGDFNGWDTAATPMVQQGTDGSWTAQVPLEPGRHEYAFVVDGERWLVDPLAPQVENAGFGPTNAMVVNGRGGK from the coding sequence GTGACCGCTGACGACCGACACGGTCCGGCCCCCGAGGGCGTGCATGATCTGCACGATCTGCACGACCCGTACGCCGAGGCCATCACCGCTCGGCTTCGCCGCTCGTACGAGGCGCAGGCGCCCCATGGCGGGGAGCACGTGGCGCAGGTGGTGCGGGCCGTGATCGCCGCCGCGGCCGCGGCCGCCGCGCCCGCGGCCGCTGTCCCACGCGCCGCCCCTTCCGCCGGGGTGTCCTCGCGCACCGCTCCCCCCCGCTGGTGGTGGGGAGCGGCGGCGGCAGCCGTGCTCATGATCGTGGTGGCGCGGCCGTGGCGCCCCGACGTGCACCAGCGCGAGGCCGATAGCGCCCTGGCGGTGGGGGGTGCGCGTTCGCTGCCCTCACCCGCGGCGCCGGCAGCGCCCGCCGCGCGCGAGGGCACTGTGCGCTTCACCTTGTCGGTGGCCGACAACGCGCGGGCGGTGGCGCTCGTGGGTGATTTCAACGGCTGGGACACCGCCGCGACCCCCATGGTGCAGCAGGGAACCGACGGGAGCTGGACGGCGCAGGTGCCGCTCGAACCCGGTCGTCACGAGTACGCCTTCGTGGTGGACGGCGAGCGGTGGCTGGTCGATCCGCTGGCGCCGCAGGTGGAGAATGCCGGGTTCGGCCCCACCAACGCGATGGTGGTGAACGGGCGAGGCGGCAAATGA
- a CDS encoding glycogen-binding domain-containing protein — protein sequence MPCALLAVGSPAERLLAQVRGDAPMVPAATIGPVTDAPTFSVLGLASLPDGGGSALSQRNDVWLGATQAVGRLGPVRFAALASGNVRVEDGFSNGPNAQGLLTLRARARVGENRLWSAVSYGRSAFNGNPSAGLYNDALMPSPRGGSDVGIMTAVSSAMSSDTTVTRRVDAGQLARLEAGMVTTYAGVEFAFGMSFERATRVTTQTMTLDVPRVSMSVPSSAGEVINTASLRTMQRRDVATGIASVGFNTGQTQWLMSVTAPVASWVNNDALAPRAQAVPTVASLAVVQPITGWLSLVGAAATNPATLGGAMLRDELRDRHRSRLSPVVALGVRLSRLPWRDHDGTPTGILAFETRTLGVVDSASLEQVDHGPEDSAMATRDTLRVVLLVDAPRAESVELMGDATQWSVTRLRRLPNGRWRAELKLPPGAHRVAVRADGGAWIAPPGLPIGNDEFGSPVGLLIVRR from the coding sequence ATGCCGTGTGCGCTGCTGGCCGTCGGTAGCCCTGCCGAGCGGCTGCTGGCGCAGGTGCGGGGCGATGCCCCGATGGTGCCCGCCGCCACCATCGGTCCGGTCACCGATGCCCCCACCTTTTCGGTGCTCGGACTGGCGTCGCTCCCCGATGGCGGCGGCAGCGCGCTGTCGCAGCGCAACGATGTCTGGCTGGGCGCCACGCAGGCCGTGGGTCGACTGGGCCCCGTGCGCTTCGCGGCGCTGGCCAGCGGCAACGTGCGCGTGGAAGACGGCTTCTCGAATGGCCCCAACGCGCAGGGGCTGCTCACGCTGCGCGCACGGGCCCGAGTGGGTGAGAACCGGCTGTGGAGCGCGGTGAGCTACGGCCGTTCGGCGTTCAACGGCAATCCTTCGGCGGGGCTCTACAACGACGCGCTCATGCCGTCGCCACGCGGCGGCAGCGACGTGGGCATCATGACGGCCGTTTCGAGTGCCATGTCCAGCGACACCACCGTGACCCGGCGCGTGGATGCAGGACAGCTGGCGCGACTCGAGGCGGGCATGGTCACCACGTACGCGGGCGTGGAGTTCGCCTTCGGCATGTCGTTCGAGCGTGCCACGCGTGTCACCACGCAAACCATGACACTCGATGTGCCGCGGGTGTCCATGAGCGTGCCATCCAGTGCGGGCGAGGTGATCAACACGGCCTCCCTGCGCACCATGCAGCGGCGCGATGTGGCCACCGGCATTGCGTCGGTGGGCTTCAACACCGGCCAGACGCAGTGGCTCATGTCGGTCACCGCCCCCGTGGCAAGCTGGGTGAACAACGACGCGCTCGCGCCACGCGCGCAGGCAGTGCCCACCGTGGCCTCGCTGGCCGTGGTGCAGCCCATCACCGGCTGGCTGTCGCTGGTGGGCGCCGCCGCCACCAACCCGGCCACGCTGGGCGGGGCGATGCTGCGCGACGAGCTGCGCGATCGCCACCGGTCGCGACTCTCCCCGGTGGTGGCGCTGGGGGTGCGGCTGTCGCGTTTGCCGTGGCGCGACCACGACGGTACGCCCACCGGCATTCTCGCCTTCGAAACGCGCACGTTGGGCGTGGTGGACAGTGCGTCACTCGAGCAGGTGGACCATGGCCCCGAAGACAGCGCCATGGCCACGCGCGACACGCTGCGCGTGGTGTTGCTGGTGGACGCGCCGCGCGCCGAAAGCGTGGAGCTCATGGGCGACGCCACGCAGTGGAGCGTGACGCGCCTGCGCCGCCTGCCCAATGGTCGCTGGCGCGCCGAGCTCAAGCTGCCCCCGGGCGCGCATCGTGTGGCGGTACGCGCCGACGGCGGCGCCTGGATTGCGCCGCCGGGGCTCCCCATTGGCAACGACGAGTTCGGCAGTCCCGTGGGGCTGCTGATCGTGCGGCGGTGA
- a CDS encoding outer membrane beta-barrel protein: protein MTFSFVRFAAGTAAATIFLTGSALDAQTGVGAHLTPYAGVLLTGNWYDGPVGTNIAATNAPMLGVQGGIPLTRGVSLVGNLAYASGDLRIGLPLFGGVNVGSATIWMYDAALELGGLAGRSRGIAPFVQGGIGGMTNDIRASVFETRATNVAYTAGVGVDVGVSDGLLVRVQAKDWIGRFNSEDAIGFRAEGNLAHNWALTAGVKLRF from the coding sequence ATGACGTTCTCGTTCGTTCGCTTCGCGGCCGGCACCGCGGCCGCCACCATTTTCCTCACCGGCTCGGCCCTTGACGCGCAGACCGGCGTGGGCGCGCACCTTACCCCGTACGCCGGCGTGCTGCTCACCGGCAACTGGTATGACGGGCCGGTGGGTACCAACATTGCCGCCACCAATGCCCCCATGCTGGGGGTGCAGGGGGGCATTCCGCTCACCCGTGGCGTGTCGCTGGTGGGTAATCTGGCCTACGCCTCCGGGGACCTGCGCATCGGGTTGCCGCTGTTCGGCGGTGTCAATGTGGGGTCGGCCACTATCTGGATGTACGATGCGGCGCTCGAACTTGGCGGCCTTGCCGGTCGTTCCAGGGGTATCGCCCCGTTCGTGCAGGGCGGCATTGGCGGCATGACCAACGACATCAGGGCGAGCGTCTTCGAGACCCGCGCCACGAACGTCGCGTACACCGCCGGTGTAGGGGTGGATGTAGGGGTGTCCGACGGGTTGCTGGTCCGCGTCCAGGCGAAGGATTGGATTGGCCGGTTCAACTCGGAAGACGCCATCGGGTTTCGCGCCGAGGGCAACCTGGCGCACAACTGGGCGCTGACGGCGGGTGTGAAGCTGCGCTTCTGA
- a CDS encoding TerC family protein, giving the protein MFDWISDTQAWISLLTLSVLEIVLGIDNIIFISILSGKLPPEEQPKARSLGLAGAFVTRILLLLSITWVMQLTRPLFAVLGHDISGRDLILLLGGLFLIGKATMEIHHKLEGPDEEQEQAARAVRSLWTTIAQIMVLDIVFSLDSVITAVGMADEVSIMILANVVALAVMLVAARPISDFVDRHPTVKMLALAFLVLIGTNLVAEGMGQHIPKGYTYAAMAFSVLVEMLNIRVRKREKAA; this is encoded by the coding sequence ATGTTCGATTGGATTTCCGATACGCAGGCGTGGATTTCCCTGCTCACGCTGTCGGTGCTCGAGATCGTACTCGGCATCGACAACATCATTTTCATCTCCATTCTCTCCGGCAAGTTGCCGCCGGAGGAGCAGCCCAAGGCCCGTTCGCTGGGGCTGGCGGGGGCGTTCGTTACGCGCATCCTGCTGCTGCTCAGCATCACCTGGGTCATGCAACTCACGCGGCCGCTCTTCGCGGTGCTGGGGCACGACATCTCGGGGCGCGATCTCATCCTGCTGCTCGGTGGCCTCTTCCTGATCGGCAAGGCCACCATGGAGATCCATCACAAGCTGGAAGGACCCGACGAGGAGCAGGAGCAGGCCGCCCGCGCCGTCCGCTCGCTCTGGACCACCATCGCCCAGATCATGGTGCTCGACATCGTCTTCTCGCTCGACTCCGTGATCACCGCGGTGGGCATGGCCGACGAGGTGAGCATCATGATTCTCGCCAATGTGGTGGCGCTGGCGGTAATGCTCGTCGCGGCGCGCCCCATCAGCGACTTCGTGGATCGCCATCCCACGGTGAAGATGCTGGCGCTGGCGTTCCTCGTGCTGATCGGCACCAACCTGGTGGCCGAGGGGATGGGGCAGCACATCCCCAAGGGCTACACGTACGCCGCGATGGCCTTCTCGGTCCTGGTGGAGATGCTGAACATCCGGGTGCGGAAGCGGGAAAAGGCAGCCTGA
- the queC gene encoding 7-cyano-7-deazaguanine synthase QueC, which translates to MTGESNSAPTGRPAVVLLSGGLDSTTVLAVAKREGYTPHAMTFRYGQRHSVEIEAARRVASAMGVVHHVVVDIDLRQWGGSALTADVAVPKDRDVDQTANEIPVTYVPARNTIFLSFALAWAEVLGADAIFIGVNALDYSGYPDCRPEYVAAFEHMANLATAAGVQGTSRLRIHAPLQHLTKAQIVALGHSLGVDYSLTTSCYDPAADGTACGHCDACQLRLRGFADAGARDPIAYAS; encoded by the coding sequence ATGACTGGTGAATCGAACTCAGCTCCGACGGGGCGCCCCGCCGTCGTGCTGCTCTCCGGCGGGCTCGACTCCACCACGGTGCTGGCCGTGGCGAAGCGGGAAGGATACACGCCGCACGCCATGACCTTCCGGTACGGCCAGCGGCATTCGGTGGAGATTGAAGCGGCTCGGCGGGTGGCTTCCGCCATGGGGGTGGTGCATCACGTCGTGGTGGACATTGACCTGCGGCAGTGGGGCGGCTCGGCGCTCACCGCCGACGTGGCCGTGCCCAAGGACCGCGATGTGGACCAGACGGCCAACGAGATTCCGGTCACGTACGTGCCAGCACGCAACACGATTTTCCTGTCGTTCGCGTTGGCGTGGGCGGAGGTGCTGGGGGCGGATGCCATCTTCATTGGCGTCAACGCGCTCGACTACTCGGGCTACCCCGATTGCCGCCCCGAGTACGTGGCCGCCTTCGAGCACATGGCCAACCTCGCCACGGCAGCGGGCGTGCAGGGCACGTCACGGCTGCGCATCCACGCGCCGCTCCAGCATCTCACCAAGGCCCAGATCGTGGCCCTCGGCCACAGCCTGGGGGTGGACTACAGCCTCACCACGAGTTGCTACGACCCCGCAGCGGACGGTACCGCCTGTGGGCATTGCGACGCCTGCCAGCTGCGGCTGCGCGGCTTTGCCGACGCCGGCGCGCGCGACCCCATCGCCTACGCGAGCTGA
- the queE gene encoding 7-carboxy-7-deazaguanine synthase, with product MAYTVKECFYTLQGEGVNAGRAAVFCRFSGCNLWTGREADREQAVCTFCDTDFVGVGPDGGKFSTAKELAAFVRSRWPADAPADVRPFVVCTGGEPLLQLDAEAVAALHAVGFEVAVETNGTQPAPDGLDWVCVSPKANAPVVLTTGDELKLVYPQPLAMPERFEGLAFRHFLLQPMDGPDQAANTRAALAYCLAHPQWRLSVQTHKVVGIR from the coding sequence GTGGCGTACACGGTCAAGGAGTGTTTCTACACCCTGCAGGGCGAAGGGGTGAACGCCGGGCGGGCGGCGGTGTTTTGCCGCTTTTCGGGGTGCAATCTCTGGACGGGGCGCGAGGCCGATCGCGAGCAGGCGGTGTGCACCTTCTGCGATACCGATTTCGTGGGGGTGGGCCCCGATGGGGGCAAGTTCAGCACGGCCAAGGAGTTGGCGGCCTTCGTGAGGAGCCGGTGGCCGGCCGATGCGCCCGCCGACGTGAGGCCGTTCGTGGTGTGCACCGGGGGCGAGCCGCTGCTGCAGCTGGATGCCGAGGCGGTGGCAGCGCTGCACGCCGTGGGGTTCGAGGTGGCGGTCGAGACCAACGGCACGCAGCCGGCGCCCGATGGGCTCGACTGGGTGTGCGTGAGTCCCAAGGCCAACGCCCCGGTGGTGCTCACCACCGGGGACGAGCTCAAGCTGGTGTACCCGCAGCCGCTGGCCATGCCCGAGCGGTTCGAGGGGTTGGCGTTTCGCCACTTTCTGCTGCAGCCCATGGACGGGCCGGACCAGGCGGCCAATACTCGCGCCGCGCTGGCATACTGCCTGGCGCACCCGCAGTGGAGGCTGAGCGTGCAGACGCACAAGGTGGTGGGGATTCGGTAG
- a CDS encoding C40 family peptidase: MTPRLRHLLPVLAAALVATSSAQAQNAGGVPLESKKPFAAFSASAERMRDSIVSKARGSVGTRYKLGGTKPGVGLDCSGLVRYAMSVLDVVLPRTAQGQAGVGAEVPKDVAALKPGDVLTFGRGSRISHVGIYVGDGKMIHASTSKRRVIETAINKRNPLIRQWKGVRRFVDTNTAQLRDSMLAMADSLR; the protein is encoded by the coding sequence ATGACGCCACGTCTTCGACATCTGCTCCCCGTGCTCGCCGCCGCGCTCGTCGCGACGTCGTCGGCGCAGGCACAGAATGCCGGCGGGGTGCCGCTCGAATCGAAGAAGCCGTTTGCCGCCTTCAGCGCCTCCGCCGAGCGGATGCGCGACAGCATCGTGTCCAAGGCACGTGGGAGTGTGGGCACACGCTACAAGCTGGGTGGCACCAAGCCTGGTGTCGGTCTCGACTGCAGCGGCCTTGTTCGCTACGCCATGAGCGTGCTCGACGTGGTGCTGCCGCGCACCGCGCAGGGGCAAGCCGGCGTGGGCGCCGAGGTTCCCAAGGATGTGGCGGCGCTCAAGCCCGGTGACGTGCTCACCTTTGGTCGTGGCTCCCGCATCTCGCATGTGGGGATCTACGTGGGCGACGGCAAGATGATTCACGCCAGCACCTCCAAGCGCCGCGTCATCGAGACCGCCATCAACAAGCGCAACCCGCTCATACGTCAGTGGAAGGGCGTGCGCCGGTTCGTCGACACCAACACGGCACAGTTGCGCGACAGTATGCTGGCGATGGCGGACTCGCTGCGCTGA